One Anopheles marshallii chromosome 3, idAnoMarsDA_429_01, whole genome shotgun sequence genomic region harbors:
- the LOC128712659 gene encoding ribosome biogenesis protein BRX1 homolog: MKLMQTDKPNAKGKEPANLKKKLKSTKKQQGKQKQKPKDSDESDDEGIEPLAETRISDEPIPRKTKWTNKQRVLVLCARGINHRDRHLMRDLRTLMPHHRAEPKMERWKTLQVVNEMSEMKHCNKVMLFEGRRKRDLYMWLANASVGPSVKFLIENIHTMGEMKLTGNCLRGSRPLISFSEEFTKHPHLLLIKELLVQIFGVPNHHPKSQPFVDRVITFTYLDNRIWYRHFQILSEDGGLTEVGPRFVMNPIKIFSGSFGGDPIWENATYQSPAKHRQMLRKAASEKYLQKTKKKVDRAVNAPKDTHKLTPHGEIFKDSVEEQVKQVLKQEKRLLKENQVRERIEKKQQLMKQKDAMRKLKLAVAKKTDTTKVPARRAMRKEGDGPRKGSNGANKVNQKGKVKVKNVGKMKINRKGGDV; encoded by the exons ATGAAGCTAATGCAAACAGATAAACCCAATGCCAAGGGCAAAGAGCCGGcaaatttgaaaaagaaactgaAGTCGACGAAAAAACAGCaagggaaacaaaagcagaaacCCAAGGACTCAGACGAGTCGGACGATGAAGGTATTGAGCCGCTGGCAGAAACACGGATCTCCGATGAACCGATCCCGAGAAAG ACCAAATGGACTAACAAACAGCGCGTTTTGGTACTGTGTGCTCGCGGCATCAACCATCGAGACCGCCACTTGATGCGAGATTTAAGAACGCTAATGCCACACCATCGTGCCGAACCGAAGATGGAACGCTGGAAAACGCTACAGGTGGTGAACGAAATGAGCGAAATGAAGCATTGCAACAAGGTGATGTTGTTTGAAGGACGCCGCAAGCGTGACCTGTACATGTGGCTAGCCAACGCTAGTGTGGGCCCCTCGGTGAAATTTCTAATCGAAAATATTCACACCATGGGCGAGATGAAACTGACCGGTAACTGTTTGCGTGGTTCGCGTCCATTGATATCCTTCAGCGAAGAGTTCACTAAGCATCCTCATCTGTTGCTGATTAAGGAGCTGTTGGTGCAAATTTTCGGTGTACCAAACCACCATCCGAAGAGCCAACCGTTCGTTGATCGAGTGATCACATTCACCTACCTCGATAATCGAATCTGGTACCGGCACTTCCAGATCCTTTCGGAGGACGGCGGATTGACGGAGGTTGGGCCTCGGTTTGTGATGAATCCTATCAAAATATTTAGCGGTTCGTTCGGTGGCGACCCGATCTGGGAGAACGCTACCTATCAAAGCCCGGCTAAACACCGTCAGATGCTACGCAAAGCCGCCAGCgagaaatatttgcaaaagacGAAGAAAAAGGTCGATCGCGCGGTTAACGCACCGAAGGACACGCATAAGCTAACGCCGCACGGTGAGATCTTCAAGGATAGCGTAGAGGAACAGGTAAAGCAGGTACTGAAGCAAGAAAAGCGACTATTAAAGGAGAACCAGGTACGTGAACGGATTGAAAAGAAACAGCAGCTAATGAAGCAAAAGGATGCGATGCGGAAACTAAAATTAGCCGTCGCCAAGAAAACTGATACTACGAAAGTCCCCGCAAGAAGAGCAATGCGTAAGGAAGGCGATGGCCCTCGAAAGGGGAGCAATGGTGCGAATAAGGTAAATCAGAAAGGTAAGGTAAAGGTAAAGAACGTTGGCAAAATGAAGATCAACAGAAAGGGAGGCGATGTATAA
- the LOC128713450 gene encoding phosphatidylserine lipase ABHD16A: MPFHKYIFTPRLLKEYDGSRDNYEPGTLEKYGDQLLTALNLMWSFSYYTSPILVSILYRRGYFVAESVGTFAKVTTGIGLLVAVSLCMRGLGRSMNMVYVRFAETLENARRNSDRCGDPKTALRRYDFDFHQWPIDYTVKGGSRQTTAQRNKNFWISSLPCQIAAYVAIHTFGIRMIYPGSVRLLQSYVEPMLIEGRTKLVTQCNGQRNKVKTADGNEIDTIVVDNRHKSANGKTLVICSEGNASFYEIGIMSTPLDLKYSVLGWNHPGFAGSSGRPYPDQDQNAIDAVLQFAIRELGFKPENILLYGWSIGGYSTLYAASQYPEVKGVILDATFDDVLQLALPRMPERISNIVKIAIRDYVNLNNTELIVRYNGPVLLIRRTEDEIICSEDANLGTNRGNYLLISMLKYRFPNIFKPEQEALAKELLSKPVDFIKNVPEEYCISLLMSYLSDNGNNGTSRSYPIEIGAEYTTEQRNSMVKFLIKKYLLDFKSTHCTPLPEEFFQSPWEIPSETDYVFT; this comes from the exons ATGCCATTCCAtaagtacatttttacaccgagGCTACTGAAAGAATATGATGGATCCCGG GACAATTACGAACCAGGAACATTGGAAAAATATGGAGATCAGCTACTGACAGCT CTTAATCTGATGTGGAGTTTCAGTTACTACACCTCCCCAATCCTCGTGTCCATTCTGTATCGGCGCGGTTATTTTGTCGCCGAATCGGTTGGCACCTTTGCGAAGGTGACGACCGGTATCGGGCTGTTGGTGGCAGTATCCCTGTGTATGCGAGGTTTGGGACGGTCGATGAATATGGTGTACGTTCGATTTGCGGAAACGCTTGAAAATGCACGGCGCAATAGCGATCGCTGCGGCGATCCAAAAACTGCCCTCCGGCGATACGACTTTGATTTCCATCAATGGCCAATCGATTACACCGTCAAAGGTGGAAG TCGTCAAACGACAGCTCAGCGAAATAAGAATTTCTGGATTTCATCGCTCCCGTGCCAGATTGCGGCTTACGTTGCTATACACACGTTTGGTATTCGAATGATTTATCCTGGTTCGGTGCGGCTACTACAAAGCTATGTTG AACCGATGCTTATTGAAGGCCGGACGAAGCTAGTTACTCAGTGCAATGGCCAACGTAACAAAGTGAAAACCGCCGATGGGAACGAAATAGATACGATCGTAGTTGATAATAGGCACAAAAGTGCCAACGGTAAAACGCTCGTCATCTGCTCGGAGGGAAATGCCAGCTTCTACGAGATCGGCATCATGTCCACACCGCtggatttaaaatattctGTGCTGGGTTGGAATCATCCCGGATTCGCAGGAAGTAGC GGACGTCCGTACCCGGATCAAGATCAAAACGCGATCGATGCTGTACTGCAGTTCGCCATTCGAGAACTTGGCTTTAAGCCGGAAAATATTCTCCTCTACGGTTGGAGCATCGGAGGATATTCGACACTTTATGCAGCTTCTCAGTATCCAGAGGTGAAGGGAGTTATTCTGGACGCAACGTTTgacgatgtgctgcagcttGCTTTGCCCCGTATGCCGGAACGAATTTCAAACATTGTCAAAATCGCCATTCGGGATTAcgttaatttaaacaatacaGAACTGATCGTTAGATACAATGGACCGGTGCTGTTGATACGACGAACGGAGGATGAAATTATTTGCTCAGA AGATGCTAATTTAGGTACAAATCGAGGAAATTACCTGCTCATCAGTATGCTTAAGTATCGTTTTCCGAACATCTTCAAGCCGGAACAGGAAGCGCTCGCGAAAGAGCTACTATCGAAACCGGTCGATTTCATCAAGAATG TGCCGGAAGAGTATTGCATCTCGCTACTGATGTCCTACCTTAGCGACAATGGCAACAATGGTACCAGTCGAAGCTACCCCATAGAAATTGGTGCCGAGTACACAACCGAGCAACGTAACTCAATGGTTAAATTCCTG ATTAAAAAATACTTGCTGGACTTCAAATCGACCCACTGCACTCCGCTACCAGAAGAATTCTTCCAGTCACCGTGGGAAATTCCATCCGAAACGGATTACGTTTTCACATAA
- the LOC128715081 gene encoding uncharacterized protein LOC128715081: MGSLNSKVSPSGENTPPSDHEPYLDPRSPTLYINRSPITQEQTDVPPNASITRGKDLTSVLTEPSAYALQTPNNLLPKRFQSIIDPRSPSTFNRTPLVIAPEDVANCSLTNVVSSLSYEVCHNALEEDSKDASFKDCDSQMPDLCNLQIEYDETAPIIEATTDAKEITIFEDAEVIPFVGNDPRSPSIAIARTPMVLPKHGNDEEATKQHNELQVENLHALEGDLKAEVAKQQHTPQQDPQENHNRGEQTPKKGKLTPRTGNRTPLGCMTNIGTVSNNIRKMALIGQTKQNMITDEQKLLPRNGNIGSAELNASAKQTNRSRIPKLRMS, translated from the exons ATGGGATCGTTAAATAGCAAAGTTTCACCCTCTGGTGAAAATACACCGCCATCGGACCATGAACCATATCTTGATCCACGTTCACCAACGCTCTACATCAACAGAAGCCCCATCACTCAGGAG CAAACTGATGTTCCTCCCAATGCATCGATCACCAGAGGGAAAGATCTCACATCTGTGCTTACGGAACCATCTGCATATGCTCTCCAGACGCCGAACAATCTACTACCGAAGCGTTTCCAATCCATCATTGATCCACGTTCACCAAGCACATTTAACAGGACTCCGCTAGTCATAGCACCGGAGGACGTTGCAAATTGCTCCTTGACTAACGTGGTATCTTCACTAAGCTATGAAGTGTGCCACAACGCACTGGAAGAGGACAGTAAGGATGCATCATTCAAAGATTGCGACTCGCAAATGCCGGATTTATGTAATCTTCAAATCGAGTACGACGAAACGGCACCGATTATTGAAGCAACGACGGACGCTAAAGAAATAACCATATTCGAGGACGCTGAGGTAATACCCTTCGTAGGTAACGATCCCCGTTCACCGTCCATTGCAATTGCCCGTACGCCTATGGTGTTGCCGAAGCACGGTAATGATGAAGAGgcaacgaaacaacacaaTGAACTACAGGTAGAGAATCTTCATGCTCTCGAAGGTGACTTAAAAGCGGAGGttgcaaagcaacaacatACCCCACAGCAGGATCCGCAGGAAAACCATAACCGGGGAGAACAAACGccgaaaaaaggtaaattgaCACCGAGGACGGGCAACCGTACGCCGTTGGGATGTATGACCAACATTGGTACGGTATCGAACAACATACGCAAAATGGCTCTCATCGGACAGACCAAACAGAACATGATAACTGATGAGCAAAAGTTGCTACCCCGCAACGGTAACATTGGCAGTGCAGAATTGAATGCATCGGCCAAACAGACCAATCGCTCGCGAATCCCTAAGCTGAGAATGTCGTAG
- the LOC128715718 gene encoding NF-X1-type zinc finger protein NFXL1, with the protein MASRNRTTISPKEQNVWNVPAQPKPEPVSGKPRKLSTGNTTSKPASPSTVEQSVSGSKIPLPTVSSSMLKKSQDKFIQVQRQHAETAMKYAAEYVSSEDDDEEEEQDENNGEGSDVATRNILGNVLKNYHGIDADVGKTQEYLQNLLESRNAVCLICIETVKRADRIWSCSACYTFFHLMCIQRWANDSMSMKRMNHEQQEGYYNNRGEYIPKPALNVQWDCPKCRREYVPEEIPRHYECFCGKERDPSAHPWLIPHSCGEPCEKKLTPACGHTCRLLCHPGPCPPCPQTINVSCRCGCSPVKTIRCAQKTWTCTKKCKRTLSCGIHECGTQCHDRDNCPPCQNRSEQLCLCGSQTKEVNCHESRWQCGTVCSKPLSCGLHRCERVCHAGLCGACPLGLPRSCPCGKSETRVASCAEHIGTCGDTCDKLLACEQHRCPERCHQGPCGKCLELVPKVCRCGSTKKPIVCHREAICEGRCKQLRNCGKHQCNRKCCDGQCQLCDRVCGKTLPCGKHKCSSLCHQGPCYPCNQKSSVKCRCGGTVVEVACGRERKANAPKCKLPCRVASKCHHSNTHSCHTGECPACTQPCGERNDTTNCEHPCGAKCHDAVRVVTRDKNFKPVGPWDVPKEIVEVKTLPHPACTAKVPVMCLGGHETIDWPCSISKPSSCGRPCDRLLKCGVHRCPLACHKVTHRASTTQDSRCEACSAGCSLSRPTGCIHQCILPCHKPPCNPCLVSIKANCYCGLTQVFYKCHEFYPAGVENKGPEEMAELDRRRESFLSCGQKCIKNFPCGHRCFSICHPGRCPNPELCSKKVKISCKCAHRKAEVSCKVARNNPTLDCDTQCEAIKAQKQEERDRKEREARAQQELENQRELEEYERKFNKRKYRERKRHQVQQEETGRHWAVYVLPVVAVLLGVVGYILFME; encoded by the exons ATGGCTTCCCGTAATCGTACCACGATATCTCCGAAAGAGCAAAACGTCTGGAATGTGCCCGCGCAACCGAAGCCGGAGCCGGTCAGTGGAAAGCCGCGCAAATTATCCACGGGAAACACCACTTCCAAGCCAGCTTCACCGTCCACCGTGGAACAAAGTGTGAGCGGGTCCAAAATTCCGCTGCCTACCGTGTCGTCGAGCATGTTGAAAAAATCGCAGGACAAATTTATTCAGGTGCAACGTCAGCATGCTGAAACGGCAATGAAGTACGCTGCCGAGTACGTGTCGAGCgaggatgacgatgaggaggaggaaCAGGATGAAAACAACGGAGAAGGTAGTGATGTGGCCACCCGAAACATTCTTGGTAATGTGCTGAAAAATTATCACGGTATCGACGCGGATGTGGGCAAAACACAGGAATATTTGCAAAACCTGCTCGAATCGCGCAATGCCGTGTGCCTGATCTGCATCGAGACGGTGAAACGAGCGGACAGG ATATGGTCCTGCAGCGCGTGCTACACGTTCTTTCACCTCATGTGCATACAACGATGGGCTAATGATAGCATGTCTATGAAGCGCATGAACCACGAGCAGCAGGAGGGCTACTACAACAACCGTGGGGAGTACATTCCTAAGCCGGCACTCAATGTGCAATGGGACTGCCCGAAGTGTCGACGGGAGTATGTGCCGGAGGAAATTCCTCGCCACTATGAGTGCTTCTGTGGCAAGGAGCGAGACCCAAGCGCACACCCCTGGTTGATACCGCATTCATGCGGCGAACCGTGTGAAAAGAAACTAACTCCAGCGTGTGGTCACACGTGCCGGTTACTGTGCCATCCAGGACCGTGTCCACCATGTCCGCAAACAATTAATGTTTCATGTCGCTGCGGTTGTTCGCCGGTGAAAACAATCCGATGCGCGCAAAAGACGTGGACATGTACCAAAAAG tGTAAACGTACATTGAGCTGTGGAATACATGAATGCGGTACCCAATGCCACGATCGCGACAATTGCCCACCGTGCCAGAATCGCAGTGAGCAGCTGTGTCTTTGTGGGTCACAAACCAAAGAGGTCAACTGTCACGAATCACGCTGGCAGTGTGGAACAGTATGTAGTAAACCATTATCATGTGGTCTACATCGTTGCGAACGTGTTTGTCATGCTGGACTTTGTGGTGCCTGTCCGTTGGGGTTACCACGGTCCTGTCCGTGCGGTAAATCGGAAACACGAGTCGCATCCTGCGCCGAACATATTGGAACATGTGGTGATACGTGCGATAAGCTACTTGCTTGTGAACAACACCGCTGTCCGGAACGATGTCATCAAGGACCGTGTGGGAAGTGTCTGGAACTCGTACCAAAAGTCTGCCGTTGCGGTTCAACGAAAAAGCCGATCGTATGTCACCGGGAAGCTATTTGCGAGGGTCGATGCAAGCAGTTACGCAATTGTGGCAAGCATCAGTGCAATCGCAAATGTTGCGATGGACAGTGTCAGCTGTGTGATAGGGTGTGCGGGAAGACATTACCCTGCGGGAAGCATAAATGCAGCTCACTTTGCCATCAGGGTCCGTGCTATCCGTGCAATCAAAAATCCAGCGTAAAATGCCG ttgTGGTGGTACTGTTGTCGAAGTGGCGTGTGGTCGTGAAAGGAAAGCGAATGCACCGAAATGTAAGCTTCCCTGTCGGGTGGCTTCCAAATGTCATCATTCTAATACGCACTCGTGCCACACGGGAGAATGTCCGGCATGTACGCAGCCATGCGGTGAGCGGAACGATACGACCAACTGTGAACATCCGTGCGGAGCAAAATGCCACGATGCCGTACGGGTGGTGACACGTGACAAAAACTTTAAACCTGTTGGCCCATGGGATGTGCCGAAGGAGATTGTTGAGGTAAAAACTTTACCTCATCCGGCATGTACCGCGAAGGTGCCGGTCATGTGTCTGGGTGGTCATGAAACCATAGATTGGCCGTGCTCCATCTCGAAACCATCGTCCTGTGGTAGGCCCTGCGATCGATTGCTTAAATGCGGTGTGCATCGTTGTCCGCTGGCTTGTCACAAGGTAACGCATCGTGCCAGTACAACGCAAGATTCACGCTGTGAGGCCTGTTCCGCTGGATGTTCCCTTTCCCGTCCGACAGGATGCATTCATCAGTGTATCCTACCTTGCCACAAGCCTCCTTGTAATCCGTGCCTGGTGTCTATCAAAGCAAACTGCTATTGCGGTCTCACGCAGGTGTTTTACAAATGCCATGAGTTTTATCCTGCCGGTGTGGAGAACAAAGGACCGGAAGAGATGGCCGAGCTGGATCGCCGGCGAGAATCGTTTCTGAGCTGTGGTCAGAAATGTATCAAAAAT TTCCCCTGCGGACACCGCTGCTTTTCTATCTGTCATCCTGGACGTTGTCCAAATCCGGAGCTGTGCTCTAAGAAGGTTAAAATAAGCTGCAAATGTGCCCATCGTAAGGCAGAAGTAAGCTGTAAGGTGGCGCGCAACAATCCAACTCTAGACTGTGACACACAATGTGAAGCCATCAAGGCACAGAAACAGGAGGAGCGGGATCGTAAGGAGCGGGAGGCACGGGCCCAACAGGAGCTCGAAAATCAGCGCGAACTGGAGGAGTACGAGCGCAAATTTAACAAACGAAAATATCGTGAACGTAAACGTCATCAGGTGCAACAGGAGGAAACAGGAAGACATTGGGCTGTATACGTGCTGCCGGTTGTGGCAGTTTTGCTAGGTGTAGTTggatatattttgtttatggaataa